In bacterium, one genomic interval encodes:
- a CDS encoding MFS transporter: MAFYLISFLLAAQFALPLYVSSTFLAGWIGEERVGIVYTLDAFIGLLFLGIFPIIVRRFGAARSFIAIALASAASLAALPFLGTPLLVVGVFTLYLVSIRLISLPLDIFLESISTNTTTGKKRGLYFTVLNIGMLVGPLGTAVLLTNGDYSKLYLTSAAFLIPIIVLVWFSYRRFSDPRYDRRALLPALRSLLSRRPIARIACANFLLYVFYAIMVVYAPIYLHKYIGFSWSTIGILFTVMLVPFILLQYPLGRLADRLLGEKEILAVGFGVMGLGTAMLSFITGGGVLIWGVLLCLTRVGAAAVEIMNESYFFKHINETDVHLISLYRGTVPLGYLVGPAFATIFLAALDLRFIFVALGLLMLLGVPLALSLKDTR; this comes from the coding sequence ATGGCATTCTATCTCATCTCCTTCCTCCTCGCAGCGCAGTTCGCGCTGCCGCTCTATGTGAGTTCGACGTTTCTTGCGGGGTGGATTGGTGAGGAGAGAGTTGGCATCGTCTATACGCTCGACGCGTTTATCGGACTGCTTTTCTTGGGGATCTTCCCGATCATCGTGCGCCGCTTTGGCGCCGCGCGGAGCTTCATTGCCATTGCCCTCGCATCTGCTGCCTCGCTCGCGGCGCTTCCCTTCCTCGGCACTCCCTTGCTTGTCGTCGGCGTATTCACTCTCTACCTCGTTTCAATCCGTCTTATTTCTCTTCCGCTCGATATTTTTCTTGAATCGATATCCACCAACACAACGACTGGAAAAAAACGCGGGCTCTACTTCACGGTACTGAACATCGGCATGCTCGTGGGGCCGCTCGGCACGGCAGTGCTCCTCACGAACGGCGATTACTCGAAACTCTACCTAACGTCAGCAGCGTTCTTGATCCCGATAATCGTTCTCGTCTGGTTTTCCTACCGTCGCTTCTCTGATCCACGCTACGATCGACGTGCACTGCTCCCCGCTCTGCGGTCGCTGCTCTCCCGTCGTCCGATCGCTCGGATTGCGTGTGCAAATTTTCTCCTCTACGTTTTCTACGCCATCATGGTCGTCTACGCCCCGATCTACCTTCACAAATATATCGGCTTCAGCTGGAGCACGATCGGCATTCTCTTTACCGTGATGCTCGTGCCGTTCATCTTGCTTCAGTATCCTCTCGGCCGCCTCGCGGACCGATTACTTGGTGAGAAAGAGATACTTGCCGTTGGGTTCGGCGTGATGGGGCTTGGAACCGCGATGCTCTCGTTTATCACTGGAGGCGGTGTGCTGATCTGGGGCGTTCTGCTCTGCCTCACCCGCGTCGGCGCTGCCGCAGTTGAGATCATGAATGAGTCCTACTTCTTCAAGCATATCAATGAGACTGACGTGCATCTGATCTCGCTCTATCGAGGCACGGTACCTCTCGGCTACCTTGTCGGCCCCGCATTCGCCACGATTTTTCTCGCCGCACTTGACCTCCGCTTCATATTTGTCGCTCTCGGCCTCCTCATGCTCCTCGGCGTGCCGCTTGCCCTCTCGCTCAAGGATACGCGGTAG
- the rpmF gene encoding 50S ribosomal protein L32, with protein sequence MVVRMRSTRAHTANRRSHHALTIPRLSRCGNCGAAHLTHRVCEGCGQYRGRQVIDIVARMERKERRTKAKEKARGK encoded by the coding sequence ATGGTTGTACGAATGCGCTCCACGCGCGCCCATACGGCAAACAGACGGAGTCACCACGCGCTCACCATTCCGCGCCTCTCGCGGTGCGGCAACTGTGGCGCGGCGCACCTCACCCACCGTGTCTGCGAGGGCTGTGGACAATACCGGGGGAGACAGGTCATTGATATTGTTGCTAGAATGGAGCGTAAGGAGCGACGGACGAAAGCGAAAGAGAAGGCGAGAGGAAAGTGA
- the nusB gene encoding transcription antitermination factor NusB — MANRHLSRSIVLQSLFEWDFRTLRESDIDAIIARNAAEFAPGMGDVPFIGRLAHSIIARCADLDAIVEQAAPEWPLDKISYIDRNVLRIGLFELLFSDRGEVPAKVAINEAIELAKTFGGENSGKFVNGVLGAVYKELGEPGKDETSKRRHVGQDVPYDEMPLERLGGAVVYARDERGGLHLAFVHDVFGHWTLSKGKLEYGENETAGTAREIKEEIGLDIELKGKLGENEYVANDPEVGKKRKRVSYYLAEAPFIDLKLESSGGLDDARWFRASDIGELNFYEDIVPIITKAVNILSKDKSKARAAS; from the coding sequence ATGGCCAATCGGCACCTTTCAAGATCTATAGTGCTCCAGTCCCTCTTTGAGTGGGACTTCCGCACACTGCGCGAGAGCGACATTGACGCAATCATCGCGCGCAACGCCGCGGAGTTCGCCCCGGGCATGGGCGATGTGCCCTTTATAGGGCGGCTCGCGCACAGCATCATCGCTCGATGCGCTGACCTCGACGCGATCGTCGAGCAGGCTGCGCCGGAATGGCCGCTCGACAAGATTTCTTATATTGATCGAAACGTGCTCCGGATCGGACTTTTCGAGTTGCTGTTTTCAGATCGTGGTGAGGTGCCGGCAAAAGTTGCGATTAACGAGGCAATTGAGCTTGCAAAAACTTTCGGCGGAGAGAACAGCGGCAAGTTTGTTAATGGAGTGCTCGGTGCAGTCTATAAGGAGCTCGGCGAGCCGGGCAAGGACGAGACGTCGAAACGGCGTCATGTGGGCCAGGACGTGCCCTATGACGAGATGCCGCTCGAGCGGCTGGGGGGCGCGGTGGTGTATGCGCGAGATGAGAGAGGCGGGCTTCACCTTGCGTTTGTCCACGATGTGTTTGGCCACTGGACTCTCTCCAAAGGCAAGCTCGAGTATGGCGAGAACGAGACAGCGGGTACGGCACGCGAGATTAAGGAGGAAATCGGCCTTGACATCGAGCTCAAGGGAAAGCTCGGCGAGAATGAGTATGTGGCGAACGATCCAGAGGTCGGCAAGAAACGTAAACGGGTGAGCTACTACCTCGCGGAAGCGCCGTTTATCGATCTCAAGCTCGAGTCCTCAGGCGGCCTCGACGACGCCCGCTGGTTCAGGGCCTCGGATATCGGCGAGCTCAATTTTTACGAAGATATTGTGCCCATCATCACGAAGGCGGTCAACATATTATCAAAAGATAAATCCAAGGCCCGCGCGGCGTCTTAA
- the rnc gene encoding ribonuclease III, which translates to MLDLSRFTPFEESVGVSFSNKGLLAQAFTHRSYINEHRMSGLEHNERLEFLGDAVLELVVTEYLFAKYPHKPEGELTSFRSALVNTSTISTVATGLGMNEYLLLSRGESKDTGRARQYILANTFESVIGALYLDQGYEAARRFIAANLFHLIDDIVEEGLYRDAKSRFQEQAQEKASITPNYETVSEEGPDHDKKFTVGVFLGGEEIARGDGKSKQEAEQVAARRGLEKKGW; encoded by the coding sequence ATGCTCGACCTCTCACGCTTCACGCCCTTTGAAGAATCGGTCGGCGTTTCGTTCAGTAATAAAGGCCTGCTCGCTCAGGCGTTTACGCACCGCTCGTACATCAACGAGCACCGCATGAGCGGCCTCGAGCACAACGAGCGGCTCGAGTTTCTCGGCGACGCGGTGCTTGAGCTCGTCGTTACCGAGTATCTCTTTGCGAAGTACCCGCACAAACCCGAAGGCGAGCTCACGTCTTTCCGCTCCGCGCTCGTTAACACCTCGACGATTTCGACTGTCGCAACCGGCCTCGGCATGAACGAGTACCTGCTGCTCTCGCGCGGCGAGAGCAAGGACACTGGTCGCGCGCGCCAGTACATCCTTGCGAATACCTTCGAGTCCGTGATTGGTGCCCTATACCTCGATCAGGGCTACGAGGCTGCAAGACGATTTATCGCCGCGAACCTCTTCCACCTCATTGACGACATCGTCGAGGAGGGCCTCTATCGCGACGCAAAGAGCCGCTTTCAGGAGCAAGCGCAAGAGAAGGCGAGCATTACGCCGAACTACGAGACCGTGAGCGAAGAGGGGCCGGACCACGACAAGAAATTCACGGTGGGCGTTTTTCTCGGGGGCGAGGAGATCGCGCGCGGCGACGGGAAATCAAAACAGGAAGCGGAGCAAGTCGCGGCGCGACGAGGGCTTGAGAAGAAGGGATGGTAA